Proteins encoded in a region of the Deefgea piscis genome:
- the pheS gene encoding phenylalanine--tRNA ligase subunit alpha, whose amino-acid sequence MVANMQALLDAGLAALDATNDPVELEIVKAHYIGKQGQITALMKLLAAMPADEKKTFGAQVNQTKQAFEAALNTKRDGIAAEKLAAQLAAEALDVSLPGRGHAKGGLHPVTLVQQRIEALFGSMGFAVADGPEIENDFHNFEALNIPKNHPARAMQDTFYIESEGEPLVLRTHTSPIQVRYMLDNEPPIKIIAPGRVYRVDSDATHSPMFHQMEGLWVEEGVSFADLKSVIVDFLRRFFERDDLEVRFRPSFFPFTEPSAEIDVKWSKGWMEVGGCGMVHPNVLKSVNIDSEKYTGFAFGIGLDRFAMLYYGVNDLRLFFENDVSFLSQFK is encoded by the coding sequence ATGGTTGCAAATATGCAAGCCTTGCTTGACGCTGGTTTGGCCGCACTTGATGCGACAAATGATCCAGTTGAACTCGAAATTGTCAAAGCGCATTACATCGGAAAACAAGGTCAGATCACCGCCTTGATGAAACTGCTGGCCGCAATGCCTGCTGATGAAAAAAAAACATTTGGCGCTCAAGTCAATCAAACCAAGCAAGCTTTTGAAGCCGCTTTGAACACGAAGCGTGATGGTATTGCTGCAGAAAAATTGGCAGCACAACTCGCAGCCGAAGCTTTGGATGTCTCGTTGCCCGGTCGTGGGCATGCTAAAGGTGGCTTGCATCCAGTCACGTTAGTACAGCAACGTATTGAGGCCTTGTTCGGTAGCATGGGTTTTGCTGTCGCAGATGGCCCCGAAATTGAAAATGATTTTCATAATTTCGAAGCACTCAATATTCCAAAAAATCATCCTGCACGCGCGATGCAGGACACTTTTTATATTGAAAGTGAAGGCGAGCCTTTGGTATTGCGCACGCATACGAGCCCGATTCAAGTTCGCTACATGTTAGATAATGAGCCGCCGATTAAGATTATTGCGCCAGGCCGCGTTTATCGTGTGGACTCTGATGCAACCCATTCGCCGATGTTCCATCAAATGGAAGGTTTGTGGGTGGAAGAGGGCGTCTCATTTGCTGATTTAAAGAGTGTTATCGTTGACTTCTTACGTCGCTTTTTCGAGCGTGATGACCTGGAAGTTCGTTTCCGTCCGTCGTTCTTTCCATTTACAGAGCCATCAGCTGAAATCGACGTGAAATGGTCGAAAGGTTGGATGGAAGTGGGCGGTTGCGGCATGGTGCATCCGAATGTTTTAAAAAGTGTGAATATTGATTCCGAAAAATATACCGGTTTTGCTTTCGGCATTGGTTTGGATCGATTTGCGATGCTGTACTACGGCGTGAATGATTTGCGGTTGTTTTTTGAAAACGACGTGTCTTTCTTGTCCCAATTCAAATAA
- the pheT gene encoding phenylalanine--tRNA ligase subunit beta, with protein sequence MQFSEQWLRSWVNPALNSDELAHLLTMAGLEVEENEAAAPAFSDVFVAEVLSVTKHPDADRLNVCSVNVGEAEPLQIVCGAPNVAAGLTVPCARIGAVLPGNFKIKKAKVRGIESSGMLCSGDEMGIASDIDGLYVLPSDAPVGMSIREYLALDDRLLTLKLTPNRTDCLSIRGIAREVAALTKSSLSPVVIETAAMSTDAAIAVALNAEAACPRYAGRLIQGINQAATTPDWMKQRLERSGIRSISAIVDITNYVLLELGQPMHAFDAAKLSGGVQVRFAKAGESITLLNEKELMLTDDLLVIADDHEVLALAGIMGGLASSVTESTQDIFLESAFFAPEVIAGKARRFGFSSDSSHRFERGIDFGNVREALERATQLVVEICGGQVGPVTEQLTTLPARLPVALRVSRVAKVLGISLPAAEIMAMLQGLGLACELSADVITVTPPSYRFDIEIEEDLIEEVARVFGYDNIPVSPSLARMSMLPQAGDRRSKNVLKSILASRNYQETISYAFVEEKWETDFAANSAPIRLMNPIASQMSVMRSTLIGGLVAGLQHNLNRKQDRVRLFEVARVFQGVAAHQQPERIAALAWGHRFAEQWGVAKERVDFYDIKADVEALLAPRVAQYRRVNHPALHPGRSAEVVLDGEVIGVLGEVHPQWVQSYGLAFAPVVFELSVAALTQVAKLQAEPIAKFQIVRRDLALLMDESLAVGTLLLAFESLKLPIISSVEVFDVYRGKGLPDGKKSLAFKIMLQDTLKTLTDEEIDIAVAKLLQKAEECGAILRA encoded by the coding sequence ATGCAATTTTCAGAACAATGGCTGCGTAGCTGGGTTAATCCAGCGCTCAATTCAGATGAACTTGCGCATTTATTGACGATGGCAGGTTTGGAAGTCGAAGAAAATGAAGCAGCAGCACCGGCATTTTCCGATGTTTTTGTCGCTGAAGTACTGAGTGTAACCAAGCATCCTGATGCCGATCGTTTAAATGTATGTAGCGTCAATGTGGGTGAAGCAGAGCCACTGCAAATCGTTTGTGGCGCACCCAATGTCGCTGCTGGTTTGACAGTGCCATGTGCCCGTATCGGTGCGGTATTGCCGGGCAACTTTAAAATTAAAAAAGCCAAAGTTCGCGGCATTGAGTCATCGGGCATGCTGTGCTCGGGTGATGAGATGGGTATTGCTTCGGACATTGATGGTTTATATGTTCTGCCAAGCGATGCCCCAGTGGGTATGTCGATTCGTGAATATTTGGCGCTTGATGATCGTTTGCTGACCTTAAAGCTCACCCCTAATCGTACAGATTGCTTATCGATTCGTGGTATTGCACGTGAAGTCGCAGCATTAACCAAGTCAAGCTTAAGCCCTGTTGTAATTGAAACGGCAGCGATGAGTACAGATGCTGCAATTGCTGTTGCATTGAACGCAGAAGCGGCTTGCCCTCGTTATGCGGGCCGTCTTATTCAAGGTATCAACCAGGCTGCGACAACACCCGATTGGATGAAGCAACGGTTGGAGCGTTCGGGTATTCGTTCGATCTCGGCGATTGTGGATATTACAAATTACGTTTTGCTAGAGCTTGGTCAGCCAATGCACGCGTTTGACGCGGCTAAGTTGTCAGGTGGCGTACAAGTGCGTTTTGCTAAAGCGGGTGAGTCCATCACCTTGCTAAATGAAAAAGAATTGATGCTGACTGACGACTTGCTCGTTATTGCCGATGATCATGAAGTGTTGGCTCTGGCCGGCATCATGGGCGGATTGGCATCGAGCGTGACGGAAAGCACCCAAGATATTTTCTTAGAGTCGGCTTTTTTTGCGCCTGAGGTTATTGCAGGTAAAGCCCGTCGCTTTGGCTTTTCTTCGGATTCGAGTCACCGTTTTGAACGTGGTATTGATTTTGGCAATGTACGCGAAGCGCTGGAGCGTGCTACGCAATTGGTTGTCGAGATTTGTGGCGGTCAAGTTGGCCCTGTGACGGAACAATTAACCACGCTACCAGCTCGTCTACCCGTTGCATTGCGCGTGAGCCGTGTGGCTAAAGTGCTTGGCATTAGCTTGCCTGCTGCTGAAATTATGGCGATGTTACAAGGCCTTGGTTTAGCATGTGAATTGTCTGCAGACGTGATTACTGTAACGCCGCCATCGTATCGCTTTGATATTGAAATCGAAGAAGATCTGATCGAAGAAGTAGCGCGTGTTTTTGGGTATGACAATATTCCAGTGAGTCCATCGCTAGCGCGGATGAGCATGTTGCCGCAAGCGGGTGATCGCCGTAGCAAGAATGTTCTAAAATCGATTTTAGCTTCGCGTAATTATCAAGAAACCATTTCTTACGCTTTTGTGGAAGAAAAATGGGAAACAGATTTTGCAGCAAATAGCGCACCCATTCGCTTGATGAATCCTATTGCCAGCCAAATGAGCGTGATGCGCTCAACCCTGATTGGTGGTTTAGTCGCAGGCTTGCAACACAATTTAAATCGAAAACAAGACCGAGTTCGTTTGTTTGAAGTTGCTCGTGTCTTTCAAGGCGTTGCGGCACATCAACAACCAGAACGAATTGCTGCGTTAGCATGGGGCCATCGTTTTGCCGAGCAATGGGGTGTAGCGAAAGAACGTGTTGATTTCTATGATATAAAAGCCGATGTGGAAGCACTACTTGCACCACGGGTTGCTCAATATCGTCGAGTGAATCATCCTGCGCTTCACCCTGGCCGCTCAGCTGAAGTGGTGTTGGATGGCGAAGTCATTGGGGTGTTAGGTGAAGTGCACCCGCAATGGGTACAGTCGTATGGCTTAGCCTTTGCGCCGGTTGTTTTTGAGCTTTCAGTAGCAGCATTGACGCAAGTAGCGAAGTTGCAAGCGGAACCAATTGCTAAATTTCAAATCGTACGTCGAGATTTGGCCTTGTTAATGGACGAGTCCCTTGCAGTAGGTACCTTGCTGTTAGCATTTGAAAGTTTAAAATTACCTATTATTTCATCAGTAGAAGTTTTCGATGTTTATCGCGGTAAAGGGTTGCCTGATGGCAAAAAGAGTCTTGCATTCAAAATCATGCTGCAAGATACTTTAAAAACTTTAACCGACGAAGAAATCGATATAGCAGTAGCAAAATTACTCCAGAAGGCAGAGGAATGCGGCGCGATCTTGAGAGCATAA
- the infC gene encoding translation initiation factor IF-3, with translation MEGEQLGIVSLNQALQLAEEAEVDLVEIAPNAQPPVCRLMDYGKFRYEEAKKKHAAKLKQKQVQVKEIKLRPSTDENDYQVKLRGAIRFLNEGDKCKFTLRFRGREMAHQEIGMAQLKRVEADLAELAVVEQYPKLEGRQMVMMLGPKKKV, from the coding sequence GTGGAAGGCGAACAACTTGGTATCGTCTCCCTGAATCAAGCCCTTCAACTGGCTGAAGAGGCAGAGGTAGATCTGGTAGAGATCGCGCCAAATGCTCAGCCACCGGTTTGCCGATTAATGGATTACGGTAAATTCCGGTACGAAGAGGCTAAGAAAAAGCACGCTGCCAAGCTCAAGCAAAAGCAGGTACAGGTTAAAGAAATTAAACTGCGCCCGAGCACGGATGAAAACGATTACCAAGTTAAATTGCGTGGTGCAATTCGCTTCTTAAATGAAGGCGATAAGTGCAAATTTACTTTACGGTTCCGTGGTCGTGAAATGGCTCACCAAGAAATTGGTATGGCTCAACTTAAACGAGTTGAAGCTGACTTGGCTGAATTGGCGGTAGTTGAGCAATATCCTAAGCTAGAAGGTCGCCAGATGGTGATGATGCTTGGACCTAAGAAAAAAGTATAA
- the thrS gene encoding threonine--tRNA ligase encodes MPAITLPDGSVRQYDAAVSVYDVAHSISPGLARAALAGKVDGQLVDTRYVMEQDASLHIITDKDAEGLEVIRHSTAHLLAYAVKQLYPTAQVTIGPVIENGFYYDFAYERPFTLDDLAAIEKKMTELVKKDIQVERYELSRDDAITYFKGIGENYKAEIIESIPADQVLSLYREGDFTDLCRGPHVPSTGKLKVFKLMKVAGAYWRGDSKNEMLTRVYGTAFAKKEDLAQYLHMLEEAEKRDHRKLGKLLDLFHMQDEAPGMVFWHPKGWTLWQIIEQYMRAKLNRHGYQEIRTPMVMDRTLWEKSGHWENYHDGMFTTESEKRDYAIKPMNCPGHVQVFNQGLRSYRDLPLRYAEFGSCHRNEPSGSLHGIMRVRGFVQDDAHIFCTEDQVQQEAAAFIDLLKEVYADFGFDDILVKLSTRPEKRIGTEASWDRAEAALAAALDSKGLAFEYLPGEGAFYGPKIEFTLKDCLGRLWQCGTLQIDPNLPERLGAEYVGEDNAKHRPIMLHRAVLGSLERFIGILIENHAGAFPAWLAPVQLVVMNISESQREYAQKTADLLNQSGLRASVDLRNEKITYKIREHSLQRLPYQLIVGDKERDAGLVAVRNRSGEDLGQMTVEALVALVKADLPKV; translated from the coding sequence ATGCCAGCGATTACACTTCCCGATGGTTCAGTGCGTCAATATGATGCGGCAGTATCTGTATATGACGTAGCACATAGCATTTCCCCAGGTTTGGCTCGTGCAGCATTGGCTGGCAAGGTGGATGGCCAGTTGGTTGATACGCGTTATGTGATGGAGCAAGATGCATCACTACATATCATTACGGACAAAGATGCAGAAGGGCTGGAGGTGATTCGTCACTCGACTGCGCATTTGTTGGCCTACGCCGTGAAGCAGCTCTATCCGACCGCACAGGTCACAATTGGTCCGGTGATTGAAAACGGTTTTTATTATGATTTTGCTTATGAACGTCCATTTACATTGGATGATTTGGCTGCAATCGAAAAGAAAATGACCGAGTTGGTCAAAAAAGACATTCAAGTTGAGCGTTATGAGTTAAGTCGCGATGATGCGATTACTTATTTCAAAGGCATTGGCGAAAATTACAAAGCTGAAATTATTGAGTCAATCCCTGCGGATCAAGTTTTAAGCTTATATCGTGAAGGCGACTTTACTGATCTTTGCCGTGGTCCTCACGTACCGTCAACCGGCAAGTTGAAAGTATTTAAGCTAATGAAGGTGGCCGGTGCTTATTGGCGCGGCGATAGTAAGAATGAAATGCTAACACGGGTATATGGCACCGCCTTTGCTAAGAAGGAAGATCTGGCGCAATACCTCCACATGCTCGAAGAGGCAGAGAAGCGTGATCATCGTAAGTTAGGTAAGTTGCTTGATTTGTTTCATATGCAAGATGAAGCGCCAGGTATGGTGTTTTGGCACCCTAAGGGTTGGACACTTTGGCAGATTATTGAGCAATATATGCGTGCCAAATTAAATCGCCATGGCTATCAGGAGATCCGTACGCCGATGGTGATGGATCGCACGTTGTGGGAAAAATCAGGGCACTGGGAAAACTATCACGACGGGATGTTTACTACCGAGTCTGAAAAGCGCGACTACGCGATTAAGCCGATGAATTGCCCAGGGCACGTACAAGTCTTTAATCAAGGTTTACGCTCGTATCGTGATTTGCCGTTGCGTTACGCGGAGTTTGGTTCTTGTCATCGTAATGAACCCTCAGGCTCTTTGCATGGCATTATGCGGGTGCGTGGTTTTGTGCAAGATGATGCACATATCTTCTGTACTGAAGATCAGGTTCAGCAAGAGGCGGCCGCATTTATTGATTTGCTCAAAGAAGTTTATGCAGACTTTGGCTTTGATGATATTTTGGTCAAGCTTTCAACTCGCCCTGAAAAACGAATTGGTACTGAAGCATCTTGGGATCGTGCAGAAGCGGCTTTGGCTGCAGCGTTAGACTCAAAAGGCTTGGCCTTTGAGTATCTGCCTGGTGAAGGTGCATTTTACGGTCCTAAAATTGAATTTACATTAAAGGATTGCTTGGGCCGATTGTGGCAATGTGGTACTTTGCAAATCGACCCAAATTTACCTGAGCGTTTGGGCGCTGAATATGTCGGCGAAGATAATGCTAAGCATCGCCCGATTATGTTGCATCGTGCAGTACTTGGTTCTTTAGAGCGTTTTATTGGTATCTTGATTGAAAACCACGCGGGCGCATTTCCGGCTTGGTTGGCCCCAGTTCAGCTGGTGGTGATGAATATTTCTGAGTCGCAACGTGAATATGCGCAAAAAACTGCTGATTTATTGAATCAAAGTGGACTTCGTGCATCAGTGGACTTGAGAAATGAGAAGATTACCTATAAAATCCGCGAACATAGCTTGCAACGTCTTCCTTATCAGCTCATCGTAGGGGATAAGGAGCGTGATGCAGGTTTGGTGGCCGTGCGTAACCGCAGTGGTGAAGACTTAGGGCAAATGACAGTGGAAGCGCTGGTTGCGCTGGTAAAAGCTGATTTGCCTAAGGTTTAA
- the rplT gene encoding 50S ribosomal protein L20 yields MPRVKRGVTARARHKKVLALAKGYRGRRKNVYRIAKQAVMKAGQYAYRDRRQKKRQFRQLWIARINAASRECGLAYSRFMNGLKKAGIEVDRKVLADMAIFDKPAFAAFVEQAKASLTA; encoded by the coding sequence ATGCCTCGCGTTAAACGTGGTGTCACCGCTCGAGCTCGTCATAAGAAAGTCTTAGCCCTGGCTAAAGGCTATCGTGGTCGTCGTAAAAATGTCTATCGTATCGCTAAACAAGCGGTAATGAAGGCAGGTCAATATGCATACCGTGACCGTCGTCAGAAAAAACGTCAGTTCCGTCAACTCTGGATTGCACGTATCAACGCTGCTTCCCGTGAGTGTGGTCTGGCATACAGCCGCTTCATGAATGGCTTGAAAAAAGCCGGTATTGAAGTTGACCGTAAAGTTTTGGCCGACATGGCAATCTTTGACAAGCCAGCTTTTGCTGCGTTTGTTGAACAAGCTAAAGCAAGCCTGACTGCTTAA
- a CDS encoding NADH-quinone oxidoreductase subunit M: MTGNLLSLAIWLPIVAGLIVLATGSDKNAPAARWLALMGALVSFLVTIPLYTGFDTFHGGMQFTEMKPWVESLNINYHLGVDGLSMLFVILNSFTTLLVVLAGWQVIQKRVAQYMAAFLIMSGLINGAFAAMDAILFYAFFEAMLIPMYLIIGVWGGARRVYASVKFFLYTLLGSLLTLVAFIYLYYQSGGSFEIAAFQRLPLTMGAQTMLLIAFFFAFAVKVPMWPVHTWLPDAHVEAPTGGSMVLAAITLKLGAYGFLRFVLPILPDASREYAWLMIALSLVAVVYIGMVALVQTDMKKLVAYSSISHMGFVTLGFFMFGGLTGRELNSWAVEGALVQMISHGFVSAAMFFCIGVMYDRVHSRKIADYGGVANKMPIFASFMMLFAMANSGLPATSGFVGEFMVVLGAVQVNFWYALAGATTLIFGAAYTLWMYKRVIFGEVANQNVAELKDVNKREFLILAVLAIAVLGMGLYPAPFTEVMHQSVNDLIWQASQTKLN, translated from the coding sequence ATGACGGGTAATCTCCTCAGCCTTGCAATCTGGCTGCCCATTGTGGCAGGTTTGATTGTGCTTGCTACGGGTAGCGATAAAAATGCTCCCGCAGCGCGCTGGCTGGCGCTGATGGGCGCTTTGGTTTCTTTTTTGGTTACGATTCCGCTTTACACTGGCTTTGATACGTTTCACGGCGGTATGCAATTCACGGAAATGAAGCCGTGGGTTGAAAGCTTGAATATTAACTATCACCTCGGCGTAGATGGTTTGTCTATGCTGTTTGTGATTTTGAATAGTTTTACCACTTTATTGGTGGTATTGGCTGGCTGGCAAGTGATTCAAAAGCGTGTAGCGCAATACATGGCTGCATTTTTGATCATGTCTGGTTTGATCAATGGCGCATTTGCGGCCATGGATGCCATTTTGTTTTATGCCTTCTTTGAAGCCATGCTCATCCCGATGTACCTGATTATTGGTGTATGGGGTGGTGCTCGTCGTGTGTATGCGTCGGTTAAGTTCTTCTTGTATACCTTGCTTGGCTCTTTGTTGACTTTGGTTGCGTTTATTTATCTGTACTATCAAAGTGGCGGTAGTTTTGAGATTGCAGCATTCCAACGCTTGCCGTTGACAATGGGCGCGCAAACCATGCTGTTGATCGCATTCTTTTTTGCCTTTGCGGTGAAAGTACCAATGTGGCCAGTGCATACTTGGTTGCCAGACGCTCACGTTGAGGCGCCAACAGGCGGTTCGATGGTGTTGGCCGCAATTACTTTGAAACTGGGTGCTTACGGTTTCTTGCGATTTGTCTTGCCGATTCTGCCTGATGCTTCGCGTGAGTATGCGTGGCTAATGATTGCGCTATCACTGGTTGCAGTCGTATACATCGGTATGGTGGCTTTGGTTCAGACTGATATGAAGAAGTTGGTTGCTTACTCATCGATCTCTCATATGGGTTTTGTAACGCTCGGCTTCTTTATGTTTGGCGGACTAACTGGTCGTGAATTGAACTCTTGGGCAGTTGAAGGCGCTTTAGTTCAGATGATTTCACACGGCTTTGTTTCTGCGGCGATGTTCTTCTGTATTGGTGTGATGTACGACCGCGTACATAGCCGAAAAATTGCCGATTACGGTGGTGTTGCTAATAAAATGCCAATTTTCGCCTCATTTATGATGTTGTTTGCAATGGCCAATTCTGGCTTGCCGGCAACATCGGGCTTTGTTGGCGAGTTTATGGTGGTGTTGGGTGCTGTTCAGGTTAATTTCTGGTACGCCTTGGCAGGTGCAACCACGCTGATTTTTGGTGCGGCCTACACACTTTGGATGTATAAGCGCGTGATTTTTGGCGAAGTTGCAAATCAAAATGTAGCTGAGCTTAAGGATGTCAATAAACGTGAATTTTTAATTCTAGCGGTGTTAGCCATCGCCGTTTTAGGAATGGGTTTATATCCAGCGCCGTTTACCGAGGTGATGCACCAATCAGTGAATGATCTGATTTGGCAAGCTTCACAGACCAAGCTTAATTAA
- a CDS encoding DUF2442 domain-containing protein, whose protein sequence is MDDVALHLVLADGREVFSPLVWFPTLQNANRAERENWRLIGRGVGVH, encoded by the coding sequence TTGGATGATGTTGCGCTGCATTTGGTACTGGCTGATGGTCGTGAAGTATTCTCGCCGTTGGTTTGGTTTCCAACATTACAAAATGCAAATCGTGCAGAGCGGGAAAATTGGCGCTTAATTGGCCGTGGTGTTGGGGTGCATTGA
- a CDS encoding DUF2818 family protein gives MQNFLLIVGLAALAANLPFFSEKLFFFWKIKAEAKSFGWRLLELGVFYVLLAGVAYLLESRISSVHSQNWQFYVSTFSLFVVFAWPGFVWRYFWRKPGI, from the coding sequence ATGCAAAACTTTTTGTTAATTGTTGGGTTGGCTGCTTTGGCAGCTAACCTGCCTTTTTTCTCTGAAAAATTGTTCTTTTTTTGGAAAATTAAGGCTGAGGCTAAATCCTTTGGCTGGCGTCTATTAGAGCTTGGCGTTTTTTATGTCTTATTGGCTGGGGTCGCTTATCTTTTAGAATCACGTATCAGCTCGGTTCACTCACAAAATTGGCAGTTTTATGTGAGTACCTTTTCGCTGTTTGTGGTTTTTGCTTGGCCGGGTTTTGTTTGGCGTTATTTTTGGCGAAAACCAGGTATTTAG
- the rpmI gene encoding 50S ribosomal protein L35 produces the protein MPKMKTKSSAKKRFKVLGGGGVKRSHAFKRHILTKKTTKTKRQLRGTSMVDATNMKSVRAMMPYA, from the coding sequence ATGCCTAAAATGAAAACCAAGAGTAGTGCTAAAAAGCGCTTCAAAGTACTTGGCGGTGGTGGTGTTAAGCGTAGTCACGCTTTCAAACGCCACATCTTGACCAAGAAAACGACTAAAACTAAGCGCCAATTGCGCGGCACTTCTATGGTTGATGCAACCAATATGAAGTCCGTTCGTGCAATGATGCCTTACGCTTAA
- a CDS encoding MerR family transcriptional regulator, whose translation MQSSSSVIPTSDLPSIPAKRYFTIGEVSELCGVKPHVLRYWEQEFTQLKPVKRRGNRRYYQHHEVLLVRRIRSLLYEQGFTISGARNQLGVSMAEVGDFGCGEVSLIEVRHELEDLLAWLEQ comes from the coding sequence ATGCAAAGCTCCAGCAGCGTTATTCCAACCAGTGATCTGCCATCAATTCCAGCAAAACGCTACTTCACCATTGGTGAAGTTAGCGAATTATGTGGTGTAAAACCACATGTTTTGCGGTATTGGGAGCAAGAGTTTACGCAACTTAAACCGGTGAAACGGCGTGGTAATCGACGCTACTATCAGCACCATGAGGTGCTGCTAGTTCGACGAATTCGATCTTTGCTTTATGAGCAAGGATTTACCATTAGTGGAGCGCGTAATCAATTGGGCGTATCAATGGCTGAAGTTGGCGACTTTGGTTGTGGTGAAGTCAGTTTGATCGAAGTTCGCCATGAGTTAGAGGATTTGCTGGCATGGCTTGAACAGTAA
- the nuoN gene encoding NADH-quinone oxidoreductase subunit NuoN: MTWTSLNAWVAAPEIFLLCATCAILLLDLFISDAKRHLTYVMTLATLAITFALVLMGHEPHSRLAFNGLYLVDPIADFAKLAMIVGVALVLIYGRSYAMARGLFRGELFTLTLFSLLGMMVMASSVNFLALYVGLELMSLSVYALVALNRESFASTEAAMKYFVLGALASGMLLYGVSMLYGSTGSLDIFAVSHAIQTGQANNLLAVFGIVFIVTGLGFKFGAVPFHMWVPDVYQGAPTPITQLIASAPKAAVFVFTLRILAQALEGFAPDWRGMLMVLAVLSMGLGNITAISQTNIKRMLGYSTISHMGFVLLGLLVASPAGYSASFFYVVSYVLMSAAAFGIIMLLSRQGFEADQIEDLKGLNQRSPWFAAMMLFTMFSMAGIPIFLGFFAKLAILNVVVNMGLVPLAVIAVVFSLIGAFYYLRIVKVMYFDDAVDQSPLVAGSDAKLVLSINCLLLLVLGFMPDRLMNLLSDAVSQSFTSLPY; encoded by the coding sequence ATGACCTGGACCAGTCTTAATGCATGGGTGGCGGCACCAGAAATTTTCCTTCTGTGTGCAACGTGCGCCATTCTTTTGCTTGACCTTTTTATTAGTGATGCCAAACGGCATCTGACTTATGTAATGACCTTGGCTACTTTGGCGATTACTTTTGCCTTGGTGCTGATGGGGCACGAGCCGCATTCGCGTCTCGCATTTAATGGCTTGTATTTAGTTGATCCAATTGCAGATTTTGCAAAGTTGGCAATGATTGTAGGTGTAGCTTTAGTGCTGATCTATGGTCGTAGCTATGCAATGGCGCGTGGCTTGTTTCGCGGTGAATTATTTACCCTCACCTTGTTCTCATTATTGGGAATGATGGTGATGGCATCATCGGTTAATTTCTTGGCTCTGTATGTTGGCCTGGAATTAATGTCTTTGTCGGTGTATGCCTTGGTTGCTTTAAATCGTGAATCATTTGCTTCGACAGAAGCCGCGATGAAGTACTTCGTTTTGGGTGCTTTGGCTTCGGGTATGCTGTTGTATGGTGTATCGATGTTATATGGTTCTACCGGTTCACTCGATATTTTTGCTGTGTCGCATGCGATCCAGACGGGTCAAGCAAATAATTTGTTGGCGGTTTTTGGTATCGTATTTATTGTTACAGGCTTGGGCTTTAAATTTGGTGCTGTACCATTTCATATGTGGGTTCCTGATGTCTATCAGGGCGCGCCAACGCCGATTACTCAACTGATTGCATCGGCACCTAAAGCCGCCGTGTTTGTGTTTACTTTGCGTATTTTGGCGCAGGCTTTAGAAGGCTTTGCTCCAGATTGGCGTGGCATGTTGATGGTGTTGGCGGTATTGTCGATGGGCTTAGGTAATATCACGGCAATTTCTCAAACCAATATCAAGCGAATGCTTGGCTATTCGACTATTTCACATATGGGCTTTGTCTTGCTTGGTCTGTTGGTGGCTAGTCCTGCAGGTTATTCAGCATCGTTTTTCTATGTTGTTTCTTATGTGTTAATGAGTGCTGCAGCGTTTGGTATCATTATGCTGTTGTCTCGACAAGGCTTTGAAGCGGATCAGATCGAAGACTTGAAAGGCTTAAACCAGCGCAGTCCATGGTTTGCGGCAATGATGTTGTTTACCATGTTCTCTATGGCCGGTATTCCTATTTTCTTGGGCTTCTTTGCTAAGTTAGCCATCTTGAATGTAGTTGTGAATATGGGCTTGGTGCCATTGGCAGTCATTGCGGTAGTGTTTTCGCTGATTGGTGCGTTTTATTATCTGCGTATTGTTAAAGTAATGTACTTTGATGATGCGGTTGATCAGTCGCCATTGGTTGCAGGTAGTGACGCAAAGCTTGTGTTATCGATCAATTGTTTGTTGCTTCTTGTGCTTGGGTTTATGCCTGATCGCCTGATGAACTTACTTTCAGATGCCGTGTCACAATCATTTACTTCGCTACCATACTAA
- a CDS encoding integration host factor subunit alpha codes for MQYETSTLTLTKADLADMLFDKVGLNKREAKDMVESFFDEVRASLSEGDTVKLSGFGNFQLRDKPQRPGRNPKTGEEIPISARRVVTFHASQKLKGMVEIHYAKLQQRYSNQ; via the coding sequence ATGCAGTACGAAACAAGCACATTAACACTGACAAAAGCAGATCTTGCCGATATGTTATTCGACAAGGTGGGTTTGAATAAACGCGAAGCCAAAGATATGGTGGAATCTTTTTTTGATGAAGTTCGTGCTTCATTATCAGAAGGGGATACTGTTAAATTATCTGGCTTTGGCAATTTTCAACTCCGTGATAAACCGCAACGTCCAGGACGTAACCCTAAAACCGGCGAGGAAATCCCAATTTCTGCGCGGCGCGTGGTTACATTTCATGCAAGTCAAAAGCTGAAGGGAATGGTCGAAATCCACTATGCAAAGCTCCAGCAGCGTTATTCCAACCAGTGA